In a single window of the Bradyrhizobium erythrophlei genome:
- a CDS encoding glycosyl hydrolase codes for MTASIRSVVSACFALALVLPIWPRHSLAAPRVAVATNDFLNSIGVVTTFPDRGQPLARTIEMLRYCRFRWVRAGIEGLSDDGPTTIQTFLDLHRETGVRFGWGLVSGGSDVKKLLETGKVLAEAGALLAFEGNNEPNNWGVTYQGEKGGGREPSWMAVAKLQRDLYQAVKRDPVLAKYPVWSISEPGAQRDNAGLQFLTIPPGAQTLMPDGTKYADYANVHNYIYHPHSPYLADNKTWHAADPTAASKVDGLFGNFGVTWARRFRGYTQEQLDTLPRVTTESGANIEGPVTEEIHGLNLMNFYLAQFKRGYAYTSVYLLRDRTDEDGNQSFGFFRADYSPRKAAIYLHNFTTILADDGTLAKPGHLDFAIVNQPETVHELLLQRSETTFQLIVWGERLRGQDRVTVQLGVTPASVRIYDPTIGIEPVRTPTNVSSFELALSDHPIVIAISSGRQ; via the coding sequence ATGACCGCCTCGATTCGCTCCGTGGTAAGCGCCTGCTTTGCGCTGGCTCTGGTGCTGCCCATATGGCCTCGTCATTCGCTTGCAGCACCCAGGGTGGCCGTTGCGACGAACGATTTTCTCAACAGCATTGGCGTCGTTACCACATTCCCCGATCGAGGCCAGCCGTTGGCTAGAACGATCGAGATGCTCCGCTATTGCCGCTTTCGATGGGTGAGGGCAGGAATAGAAGGGCTAAGTGACGACGGCCCCACAACCATCCAGACCTTTCTTGATCTACATCGCGAAACCGGCGTGCGGTTTGGCTGGGGATTGGTCAGTGGTGGGAGCGATGTGAAAAAGCTGCTGGAAACAGGCAAGGTGCTCGCTGAAGCCGGCGCGCTACTCGCGTTCGAGGGCAACAACGAGCCGAACAACTGGGGCGTCACCTATCAGGGTGAGAAAGGCGGCGGTAGGGAGCCTTCGTGGATGGCCGTTGCAAAGCTTCAGCGCGACCTGTACCAGGCCGTCAAGCGGGACCCGGTGCTGGCCAAATATCCCGTCTGGTCGATCTCTGAACCGGGCGCGCAGCGGGATAACGCAGGCCTTCAGTTTCTTACGATCCCGCCCGGCGCCCAAACCCTGATGCCCGACGGTACGAAGTACGCCGACTACGCCAACGTGCACAACTATATCTATCATCCGCATTCGCCGTATCTGGCGGACAACAAGACGTGGCACGCTGCCGATCCAACCGCAGCATCCAAAGTGGACGGCCTGTTTGGCAACTTCGGCGTCACGTGGGCGAGACGGTTTCGGGGCTACACCCAAGAGCAGCTCGATACGCTGCCGCGTGTCACGACAGAGAGCGGTGCCAATATCGAAGGACCGGTCACGGAAGAGATACACGGCTTAAACCTGATGAACTTCTACCTCGCGCAGTTCAAGCGCGGCTACGCCTACACATCGGTTTATCTGTTGCGGGACCGTACCGACGAAGATGGCAACCAATCATTCGGTTTCTTCCGGGCCGACTATTCGCCCCGTAAGGCCGCGATCTACCTTCACAATTTCACAACCATTCTGGCGGACGACGGTACCCTCGCCAAACCCGGCCACCTCGATTTCGCGATCGTGAACCAACCCGAAACCGTTCATGAGCTGCTGTTACAGCGCAGCGAGACCACGTTCCAGCTGATCGTATGGGGTGAACGCTTGAGGGGACAAGACCGCGTGACGGTCCAACTTGGCGTCACGCCCGCGTCGGTGAGGATCTACGATCCAACAATTGGAATTGAGCCTGTCCGAACACCGACCAACGTCAGTTCGTTCGAGCTTGCTCTAAGCGACCATCCAATTGTCATCGCGATTTCATCCGGCAGGCAATGA
- the fdhA gene encoding formaldehyde dehydrogenase, glutathione-independent: MSKNRGVVYTKPGEVQVQDIADPKFEDPRGRKIEHGVILKVVSTNICGSDQHMVRGRTTAPAGMVLGHEITGEVIEKGSDVEMVALGDLVSVPFNVACGRCRACRETNTGVCLTVNPGRAGGAYGYVDMGGWIGGQARYVMVPYADFNLIKFPDKNQAMSKIMDLTMLTDILPTGFHGALTAGVKPGSTVYVAGAGPVGLAAAASAQLLGAAVIMIGDMNEARLSHARKVGFVPIDLTKHDRLGEQVAAIVGEPTVDSVVDAVGFEAKGRGGGDQPAIVLNQAMEIIRPAGAIGIPGLYVTEDPGAHDEAARTGNLSLRLGLGWSKSNSFHTGQTPVLRYNRQLMMALLNDRLPIAKIVNAKAISLEDAPQGYAEFDKGIAAKFVLDPHGLLPKAA; this comes from the coding sequence ATGAGCAAAAATCGCGGCGTCGTCTATACCAAGCCGGGAGAGGTCCAGGTCCAGGACATCGCCGATCCGAAGTTCGAGGACCCGCGAGGCCGCAAGATCGAGCATGGCGTGATCCTGAAGGTCGTTTCGACCAATATCTGCGGATCCGATCAGCACATGGTCCGCGGCCGCACAACTGCCCCGGCAGGCATGGTGCTCGGACACGAGATCACGGGCGAGGTGATAGAGAAGGGCTCGGATGTGGAAATGGTCGCGTTGGGCGATCTCGTCTCGGTGCCGTTCAACGTCGCCTGTGGACGATGCCGCGCCTGCCGGGAGACGAATACCGGCGTGTGCCTGACGGTCAATCCCGGTCGCGCCGGCGGCGCCTATGGCTATGTGGACATGGGCGGCTGGATCGGCGGGCAGGCCCGCTACGTGATGGTCCCCTACGCCGATTTCAACCTGATCAAGTTCCCGGACAAGAACCAGGCCATGTCCAAGATCATGGACCTGACCATGCTGACGGACATTCTGCCGACCGGCTTCCACGGCGCGTTGACGGCAGGCGTCAAGCCGGGTTCGACGGTCTACGTCGCTGGCGCCGGTCCGGTGGGCCTCGCGGCGGCCGCTTCCGCCCAGCTCCTGGGCGCGGCTGTGATCATGATCGGCGACATGAACGAGGCGCGGCTAAGCCACGCCAGAAAGGTCGGTTTCGTCCCGATAGATCTCACCAAACACGATCGCCTTGGCGAGCAGGTGGCCGCGATCGTCGGCGAACCCACGGTAGATTCGGTCGTCGACGCGGTGGGTTTCGAAGCCAAGGGCCGTGGAGGCGGCGATCAGCCCGCGATCGTGCTGAACCAGGCGATGGAGATCATCCGGCCGGCTGGCGCCATCGGCATACCGGGATTGTACGTCACCGAAGATCCCGGCGCGCACGACGAGGCCGCCAGGACCGGCAACCTCAGTCTTCGCCTCGGCCTTGGCTGGTCCAAGTCGAACTCCTTCCATACCGGCCAGACGCCCGTCCTGCGCTACAATCGGCAGCTCATGATGGCGCTGCTGAACGACCGCCTGCCGATCGCGAAAATCGTCAATGCCAAAGCGATCAGCCTGGAGGATGCGCCGCAGGGCTACGCCGAATTCGACAAGGGCATCGCCGCCAAATTCGTGCTCGATCCGCACGGCTTGTTGCCGAAGGCGGCCTGA
- a CDS encoding LysR family transcriptional regulator yields the protein MSDRLRELTAFVRAGETGSFSRVARELGVSQPSISRMVADLEARLGVKLLLRTTRHVTPTDAGRVFLERARQILGDLDDAENAARGVDGLRGTLRVALSGAFGTREVIPRLPGFAAQHPKLGIELLMSDRTEDLIAEGADMALRLGPLPDSGFGARLLGKAPRLVVASPGYIARKGTPQTPADLARHDCILGPGLSGRTGWSFTRSGKAASVTVEGSIKVTSADGVIACAKAGLGIAVASRWMCQAELEAGEVVAILSDYQLDGVELHAVYPGGRRPSLKVRTFSDYFAAQLMHKNEGG from the coding sequence ATGAGTGACCGGCTCCGGGAATTGACCGCCTTCGTCCGCGCCGGCGAGACCGGCAGCTTCTCTCGCGTCGCGCGCGAACTGGGGGTGTCGCAGCCTTCGATATCGCGGATGGTGGCAGACCTCGAGGCGCGGCTGGGCGTGAAGCTTCTGTTGCGCACCACACGGCACGTCACGCCGACCGACGCCGGCCGGGTTTTTCTCGAACGGGCGCGGCAAATCCTCGGCGATCTCGACGACGCCGAAAATGCAGCGCGCGGCGTGGACGGCCTGCGCGGCACATTGCGGGTGGCGTTGTCGGGGGCATTCGGAACCCGCGAAGTGATCCCCCGCCTGCCTGGCTTCGCGGCGCAGCATCCGAAACTAGGCATCGAGCTCTTGATGTCCGACCGGACCGAGGACCTGATCGCCGAAGGGGCTGATATGGCCTTGCGGTTAGGCCCTCTGCCCGATTCCGGATTCGGCGCACGGTTACTGGGTAAGGCTCCGCGCCTCGTCGTTGCCTCGCCTGGATACATTGCGCGCAAGGGAACGCCGCAAACGCCGGCCGATCTCGCCAGGCACGACTGCATTCTCGGCCCGGGTCTCTCCGGGCGGACCGGCTGGAGTTTCACGCGCTCGGGGAAAGCAGCATCCGTAACCGTGGAAGGGTCGATCAAGGTCACCTCAGCCGACGGCGTTATTGCCTGCGCCAAAGCAGGGCTCGGAATAGCCGTCGCCTCGCGATGGATGTGCCAGGCCGAACTCGAGGCAGGCGAGGTCGTCGCGATCCTTTCCGATTATCAACTTGACGGGGTCGAGCTGCACGCTGTCTACCCGGGCGGTCGTCGCCCGTCTCTCAAGGTACGAACCTTTTCCGATTATTTTGCGGCTCAGCTCATGCACAAAAATGAAGGCGGCTGA
- a CDS encoding c-type cytochrome has protein sequence MRRSVIAGLLLAGSGSAALAADPAAGEKIFKTQCAICHTVVAGQNRIGPTLFGVVGRKAGSVPDFHYTADHKKLDLTWDAANLDKYLANPRAMVPDTSMVYAGLKDDAQRADLVAYLGTLH, from the coding sequence ATGAGGCGCAGCGTGATTGCCGGCCTGCTGCTCGCCGGATCCGGCTCCGCCGCCCTTGCCGCCGATCCCGCCGCGGGCGAGAAGATTTTCAAGACGCAATGCGCTATCTGCCACACCGTGGTGGCGGGTCAGAACCGCATCGGCCCGACCCTGTTCGGCGTGGTCGGCCGCAAGGCCGGCAGCGTTCCAGACTTCCATTACACCGCCGACCACAAGAAGCTCGACCTCACCTGGGACGCCGCCAACCTCGACAAATACCTCGCCAATCCCCGCGCGATGGTGCCGGATACATCGATGGTCTACGCCGGCCTGAAGGACGACGCCCAGCGCGCCGACCTGGTCGCGTATCTCGGAACGCTGCACTGA